From one Halosimplex rubrum genomic stretch:
- a CDS encoding dihydroorotase, protein MLFRNATLADGQRRDVRVSGETVAAVGEDLGVREDERTVDATGKRLLPGMIDAHVHFREPGDSHKEDWTTGSASAAAGGVTTVVDQPNTSPPTVDGDAFDEKAALAADSLVDFGLNGGVTADWDPDSLLDRDAFALGEVFLADSTGNMGVEEPLFLDALAEADARDVTVTVHAEDASLFNVSARERDDADAWSAYRTARAEAAAVGRACEVAAERDTTIHVAHTSTPRGIDIAAETGMTCEVTPHHMYLSRNDLRELGTHGRMNPPLRREKRRQRVYDRVVDGTVDMVATDHAPHTAAEKDAEIWDAPSGVPGVETVLPMLLADARTGDLTYERVRDLTAANPADVFDLSSKGRVAEGMDADLVLVDPGTTHPIRADRLHTKCDWTPFEGREAVFPELTLVRGSVVYERDADDRPGGSSESFGDAVGRNVRSATGASDERGSAEDRLARGEGTESIADLAAEVVEERPDDDRR, encoded by the coding sequence ATGCTGTTCCGGAACGCGACGCTCGCGGACGGCCAGCGGCGGGACGTCCGCGTGTCGGGCGAGACGGTCGCCGCGGTCGGGGAGGATCTGGGTGTCCGGGAGGACGAGCGGACGGTCGACGCGACCGGGAAACGCCTGCTCCCGGGGATGATCGACGCCCACGTTCACTTTCGCGAGCCCGGCGACTCGCACAAGGAAGACTGGACGACGGGCTCGGCCAGCGCCGCCGCCGGCGGCGTCACCACCGTCGTCGACCAGCCCAACACCTCGCCGCCGACCGTCGACGGCGACGCCTTCGACGAGAAGGCCGCCCTCGCGGCGGACTCGCTGGTCGACTTCGGCCTCAACGGCGGCGTCACCGCCGACTGGGACCCCGACTCCCTGCTCGACCGCGACGCCTTCGCGCTGGGCGAGGTCTTCCTCGCCGACTCGACGGGCAACATGGGCGTCGAGGAGCCGCTCTTTCTCGACGCGCTCGCCGAGGCCGACGCCCGCGACGTGACCGTCACCGTCCACGCCGAGGACGCGAGCCTGTTCAACGTCTCCGCCCGGGAGCGCGACGACGCCGACGCCTGGAGCGCCTACCGCACCGCCCGCGCCGAGGCCGCCGCCGTCGGGCGAGCCTGCGAGGTCGCCGCCGAGCGCGATACCACCATCCACGTCGCCCACACCTCGACGCCGCGGGGTATCGACATCGCCGCCGAGACGGGGATGACCTGCGAGGTCACCCCCCACCACATGTACCTCTCGCGCAACGACCTGCGCGAGCTGGGCACCCACGGCCGGATGAACCCGCCGCTGCGCCGCGAGAAGCGCCGCCAGCGCGTCTACGACCGCGTCGTCGACGGCACCGTCGATATGGTCGCGACCGACCACGCGCCCCACACCGCCGCGGAGAAAGACGCCGAGATCTGGGACGCTCCATCAGGAGTGCCCGGCGTCGAGACGGTCCTCCCCATGCTGCTCGCCGACGCCCGCACCGGCGACCTGACCTACGAGCGCGTCCGCGACCTGACCGCCGCCAACCCCGCCGACGTGTTCGACCTCTCGTCGAAGGGCCGGGTCGCCGAGGGCATGGACGCCGACCTCGTACTGGTCGACCCCGGGACGACCCACCCGATCCGCGCCGACCGCCTGCACACCAAGTGCGACTGGACGCCCTTCGAGGGCCGCGAGGCCGTCTTCCCCGAACTCACGCTGGTTCGGGGCTCGGTCGTCTACGAACGAGACGCCGACGACCGCCCCGGCGGGTCGAGCGAGTCGTTCGGCGACGCCGTCGGGCGGAACGTCCGCAGCGCGACCGGCGCCTCCGACGAGCGCGGGTCGGCGGAAGACCGGCTCGCCCGCGGCGAGGGGACCGAGTCGATCGCCGACCTCGCCGCCGAGGTCGTCGAGGAGCGCCCCGACGACGACCGTCGCTGA
- a CDS encoding lipoate--protein ligase family protein has product MRVYRGRGDSIEADRAVSDRVVERVAADREPAVRVWRPHPQVAFGRRDARVEGYDRARELADERGFPPVEREVGGRAVAYTGATVAFARVTPVADSRSGLRVRYDAATADLLDALGSLGADAREGEPPDSFCPGTHSVRADCGGRSRKLAGLAQRVRADAAVVAGVLVVRDHAAIASVLDPVYAALDVPFDPGTVGSVARAGGRTDPDAVVDAVAGALVGDAAGDASVQRVG; this is encoded by the coding sequence ATGCGCGTCTACCGCGGGCGGGGGGACTCCATCGAAGCCGACCGCGCGGTCTCCGACCGAGTCGTCGAGCGCGTCGCCGCCGACCGCGAGCCCGCGGTGCGGGTCTGGCGGCCCCACCCGCAGGTCGCGTTCGGTCGCCGCGACGCTCGCGTCGAGGGGTACGACCGCGCTCGCGAACTCGCCGACGAGCGCGGGTTTCCGCCGGTCGAGCGCGAAGTCGGCGGCCGCGCCGTCGCCTACACGGGGGCGACGGTCGCGTTCGCGCGCGTGACGCCGGTAGCGGACTCGCGCTCGGGACTCCGGGTTCGCTACGACGCGGCGACGGCCGACCTGCTCGACGCCCTGGGTTCGCTGGGCGCCGACGCTCGCGAGGGCGAACCCCCCGACTCGTTCTGCCCGGGGACCCATTCGGTCCGGGCCGACTGCGGCGGGCGGTCGCGGAAGCTCGCCGGCCTGGCCCAGCGGGTGCGCGCCGACGCGGCCGTCGTCGCGGGCGTGCTGGTCGTCCGCGACCACGCGGCGATAGCGTCGGTGCTCGACCCGGTCTACGCGGCGCTGGACGTACCGTTCGACCCCGGGACGGTCGGGAGTGTCGCGCGGGCGGGCGGCCGGACCGATCCGGACGCGGTCGTCGATGCGGTCGCGGGGGCGCTCGTCGGCGACGCGGCGGGGGACGCGTCGGTCCAACGGGTGGGCTAA
- the cofG gene encoding 7,8-didemethyl-8-hydroxy-5-deazariboflavin synthase subunit CofG produces MIPGADEYDVAVDPDPAAVERLLAVAPGDVTAADELTFARNVFVPLTTACRYTCTYCTYYDPPGQAELMSPEDVREVVRRGADAGCTEALFTFGDDPDDRYTAIHDQLAEWGHDSVHTYLREVCEIALEEGLLPHANPGDQTREQLATVADVNASMGVMLETTADVQAHGGPRAKSPGQRLHTIRTAGELGVPFTTGILVGIGEDWADRAESLLAIRELHERYDHVQEVIVQPVRENERWTDGSPGVETLRRAVAMARSALPEEVSVQVPPNLAPVRDVIECGVDDLGGVSPVTDDHINPEYEWPALRELEDIAEYAGVPLTERLPVYERFLPAERRSAGVEPAAPPAEADRWVSARIADAIGADDDAGRRYRSVLSGEAAD; encoded by the coding sequence GTGATCCCCGGCGCCGACGAGTACGACGTGGCCGTCGACCCCGACCCCGCGGCCGTCGAGCGCCTGCTCGCGGTCGCCCCCGGCGACGTGACGGCGGCCGACGAACTCACCTTCGCCCGCAACGTGTTCGTCCCGCTGACGACCGCCTGCCGGTACACCTGCACCTACTGCACCTACTACGACCCGCCCGGCCAGGCCGAACTCATGTCCCCCGAGGACGTGCGCGAGGTCGTCCGCCGCGGCGCCGACGCCGGCTGTACGGAGGCGCTCTTTACCTTCGGCGACGACCCCGACGACCGCTACACCGCTATCCACGACCAGCTCGCCGAGTGGGGCCACGACTCCGTCCACACCTACCTCCGGGAGGTCTGCGAGATCGCCTTAGAGGAGGGGCTGCTCCCCCACGCCAACCCCGGCGACCAGACGCGCGAGCAGTTGGCCACCGTCGCCGACGTCAACGCCAGCATGGGCGTGATGCTCGAGACCACCGCCGACGTGCAGGCCCACGGCGGGCCTCGGGCCAAGTCGCCGGGCCAGCGCCTGCACACCATCCGGACCGCCGGCGAGCTCGGGGTCCCGTTCACGACGGGCATCCTCGTCGGCATCGGCGAGGACTGGGCGGACCGCGCCGAGAGCCTGCTGGCCATCCGGGAGTTGCACGAGCGCTACGACCACGTCCAGGAGGTGATCGTCCAGCCCGTCCGGGAGAACGAGCGCTGGACGGACGGCTCGCCCGGCGTCGAGACGCTTCGCCGCGCGGTCGCGATGGCTCGCTCCGCCCTCCCGGAGGAGGTGTCGGTACAGGTTCCCCCCAACCTCGCGCCCGTCCGCGACGTGATAGAGTGCGGCGTCGACGACCTCGGCGGCGTCTCTCCGGTCACCGACGACCACATCAACCCCGAGTACGAGTGGCCCGCACTGCGCGAACTCGAAGACATCGCCGAGTACGCTGGCGTCCCGCTCACCGAGCGGCTCCCGGTCTACGAGCGATTCCTTCCCGCCGAGCGCCGGTCGGCGGGGGTCGAGCCGGCCGCCCCGCCCGCCGAGGCCGACCGCTGGGTCTCCGCGCGGATCGCCGACGCCATCGGCGCGGACGACGACGCCGGGCGGCGCTATCGGTCGGTGCTGTCGGGCGAGGCCGCGGACTGA
- the cofC gene encoding 2-phospho-L-lactate guanylyltransferase → MRVVVPFAPERPKTRLAPVLGEAERAAFARAMLGDVLSVLSTLDRERAVSVDPLVLSTAPIDCEVSVAVDDRPLTSAVNDRLPASGGDDPVAVVMADLALATPEALARLFGPDADVVVAPGRGGGTNALVVRDPAFRVDYHGASVRDHRRIARDADLSLAHVDSFRLAADVDEPADLVEVLLHGEGEAPAWLAEAGVSVVAADGRVDVERSSG, encoded by the coding sequence ATGCGCGTCGTCGTCCCGTTCGCTCCCGAGCGGCCCAAGACCCGCCTCGCACCGGTCCTCGGCGAGGCCGAGCGGGCCGCCTTCGCGCGGGCGATGCTGGGCGACGTGCTCTCCGTTCTCTCGACGCTTGACCGTGAGCGCGCCGTCTCGGTCGACCCGCTCGTCCTCTCGACGGCACCGATCGACTGCGAGGTCTCGGTCGCCGTCGACGACCGGCCGCTCACCAGCGCCGTGAACGACCGCCTGCCCGCGAGCGGCGGCGACGACCCGGTCGCGGTCGTCATGGCGGACCTGGCGCTCGCCACGCCCGAGGCGCTCGCGCGGCTGTTCGGGCCCGACGCGGACGTGGTGGTCGCGCCCGGCCGCGGCGGCGGGACGAACGCCCTCGTCGTGCGGGACCCGGCGTTCCGCGTCGACTACCACGGCGCGTCGGTTCGGGACCACCGACGGATCGCGCGGGACGCCGACCTGTCGCTCGCACACGTCGACTCGTTCCGGCTCGCGGCGGACGTCGACGAGCCGGCCGATCTCGTCGAGGTGTTGCTCCACGGCGAGGGCGAGGCGCCCGCGTGGCTGGCCGAGGCGGGGGTTTCGGTCGTCGCGGCCGACGGCCGGGTCGATGTCGAACGGAGTTCGGGCTGA
- a CDS encoding tubulin/FtsZ family protein, translating to MKLAMIGFGQAGGKIVDKFLEYDEATQSGIVRSAVAVNTAKADLLGLERIPEENRVLIGQARVKGHGVGADNELGAEIAEEDIDEVQGAIDNIPVHEIDAFMIVAGLGGGTGSGGSPVLAKHLKRIYTEPVYGLGVLPGGDEGGIYTLNAARSFQTFVREVDNLLVFDNDAWRKSGESMEGGYEQINDEIVRRFGVLFGAGEVGSGDEVAESVVDSSEIINTLSGGGVSTVGYAAETVEEQDSGGLLSRFKGDDDGLDDSGMDTANTTNRITSLVRKAALGRLTLPCEIDGAERALLVMSGPSNHLNRKGIERGRKWLEEQTGSMEVRGGDYPVRENNVAASILLSGVHNVPRIKELQQVAIEAQDNIDDIRQQSEENLEELVEDDEDELDPLF from the coding sequence ATGAAACTGGCGATGATCGGCTTCGGGCAGGCCGGCGGGAAGATCGTCGACAAGTTCCTCGAATACGACGAGGCAACGCAGAGCGGGATCGTCCGCTCTGCAGTCGCGGTCAACACAGCGAAAGCGGACCTGCTCGGGCTAGAACGGATTCCGGAGGAGAATCGAGTACTGATCGGTCAGGCGCGCGTGAAAGGTCACGGCGTCGGGGCCGACAACGAGCTCGGCGCGGAGATCGCCGAGGAAGACATCGACGAGGTGCAGGGGGCCATCGACAACATCCCCGTCCACGAGATCGACGCGTTCATGATCGTGGCGGGGCTCGGTGGCGGAACCGGTTCCGGCGGTTCGCCGGTCCTCGCGAAGCATCTCAAGCGGATCTACACCGAGCCGGTGTACGGCCTCGGCGTGTTGCCCGGCGGCGACGAAGGGGGCATCTACACGCTCAACGCCGCGCGGTCGTTCCAGACGTTCGTCCGCGAGGTCGACAACCTGCTCGTGTTCGACAACGACGCCTGGCGCAAGTCCGGCGAGTCGATGGAGGGCGGTTACGAGCAGATCAACGACGAGATCGTCCGGCGGTTCGGCGTGCTGTTCGGCGCCGGCGAGGTCGGCTCCGGCGACGAGGTCGCCGAGTCGGTCGTCGACTCGTCGGAGATCATCAACACGCTCTCGGGCGGCGGCGTCTCCACCGTGGGGTACGCCGCCGAGACCGTCGAGGAGCAGGATTCGGGCGGGTTGCTCTCGCGGTTCAAGGGCGACGACGACGGCCTCGACGACAGCGGGATGGACACCGCCAACACCACCAACCGGATCACGTCGCTGGTCCGGAAGGCGGCGCTGGGGCGGCTGACCCTGCCCTGCGAGATCGACGGCGCCGAGCGGGCGCTGCTCGTGATGAGCGGTCCGTCGAACCACCTCAACCGGAAAGGCATCGAACGCGGTCGCAAGTGGCTCGAGGAGCAGACCGGTTCGATGGAGGTCCGCGGCGGGGACTACCCCGTCCGCGAGAACAACGTGGCGGCGTCGATCCTGCTGTCGGGCGTCCACAACGTCCCGCGGATCAAGGAGCTACAGCAGGTCGCCATCGAGGCTCAGGACAACATCGACGACATCCGGCAGCAAAGCGAAGAGAACTTAGAGGAGTTGGTGGAAGATGACGAAGATGAGCTGGATCCGCTCTTCTAA
- a CDS encoding complex I NDUFA9 subunit family protein — protein MNVLVVGGSGFVGTHLSEELVERGHDVTVLSRSPDGEGLPAAVETYAGDVTDYDSIEGAFEGKDAVVYLVALSPLFKPKGGDEMHDRVHRGGAENCLRAAEEHGVERFVHQSALGADSDGPTHYLRAKGRAEELVRDSDREWVIFRPSIIFGEGGEFVEFTKKLKSWFAPGVPVYPLPGGGKQTRFQPIWVGEFVPMIADAVGPSPTSNRNSESSDDAVEGDDHVGETYEIGGPDVLTLREVTELVYDSEGKSVSIVPLPMALANVGLTVLGSVGFPMGRDQVRSLRLDNTTDRNDVGAFGADASELTTFRSYLGLA, from the coding sequence ATGAACGTACTCGTCGTCGGCGGGAGCGGATTCGTCGGGACGCATCTGAGCGAGGAACTGGTCGAGCGGGGACACGACGTGACGGTGCTCTCGCGGAGTCCCGACGGCGAGGGGCTGCCGGCGGCCGTGGAGACGTACGCGGGCGACGTGACCGACTACGACAGCATCGAGGGCGCCTTCGAGGGGAAAGACGCGGTCGTCTACCTCGTGGCGCTGTCGCCGCTGTTCAAGCCGAAGGGGGGCGACGAGATGCACGACCGCGTCCACCGCGGCGGGGCGGAGAACTGCCTGCGCGCCGCGGAGGAACACGGCGTCGAGCGGTTCGTCCACCAGAGCGCGCTGGGCGCCGATTCCGACGGGCCGACCCACTACCTGCGGGCGAAGGGGCGAGCGGAGGAACTCGTCCGCGATTCGGACCGCGAGTGGGTGATCTTCCGGCCGTCGATCATCTTCGGTGAGGGCGGGGAGTTCGTCGAGTTCACCAAGAAGCTAAAGTCGTGGTTCGCGCCGGGCGTGCCGGTGTACCCGCTGCCCGGCGGGGGGAAACAGACGCGTTTCCAGCCCATCTGGGTCGGAGAGTTCGTTCCGATGATAGCCGACGCCGTCGGACCGAGTCCGACGAGCAATCGGAACTCGGAGAGTTCCGATGACGCGGTCGAAGGCGACGACCACGTCGGCGAGACCTACGAGATCGGCGGCCCGGACGTGCTGACGCTCCGTGAGGTGACCGAACTCGTCTACGACTCGGAGGGCAAATCCGTCTCCATCGTCCCCCTGCCGATGGCGCTGGCGAACGTCGGGCTCACCGTGCTCGGGAGCGTCGGGTTCCCGATGGGCAGGGATCAGGTCCGGTCGTTGCGGCTGGACAACACGACCGACCGCAACGACGTGGGCGCCTTCGGCGCCGACGCGTCGGAGCTGACGACGTTCCGATCGTATCTGGGCCTCGCCTGA
- the trmY gene encoding tRNA (pseudouridine(54)-N(1))-methyltransferase TrmY, which translates to MRQFVVLGHDAPTTPDFSLDDIAGGAGRLDVLCRCVTAAFFLSHDIRDAVRVHLVLADELTVTFDGRELRRLNPDERSTAALVRGALDERQEAIGHQPVETSPGVSLTRRGFEPTLDAAARDGTVVQLHEDGDPVVDAEPPSDPVFVLSDHRDFTDREADLLADTADRRVRLGPEALHADHAITVAHNYLDTDGFTEY; encoded by the coding sequence ATGCGCCAGTTCGTCGTCCTCGGCCACGACGCGCCGACGACCCCCGACTTCTCGCTCGACGACATCGCCGGCGGCGCCGGCCGCCTCGACGTGCTCTGTCGCTGCGTCACCGCCGCCTTCTTCCTCTCGCACGACATTCGCGACGCCGTCCGCGTCCACCTCGTCCTCGCCGACGAGCTCACCGTCACCTTCGACGGCCGCGAGCTGCGCCGGCTCAACCCCGACGAGCGCTCGACCGCCGCCCTCGTCCGCGGCGCGCTCGACGAGCGCCAGGAGGCCATCGGCCACCAGCCCGTCGAGACCTCCCCCGGCGTCTCGCTCACCCGCCGGGGCTTCGAACCGACGCTCGACGCCGCCGCCCGCGACGGCACCGTCGTCCAGCTCCACGAGGACGGCGACCCCGTCGTCGACGCCGAGCCGCCGAGCGACCCCGTCTTCGTCCTCTCGGACCACCGCGATTTCACCGACCGGGAGGCCGACCTGCTGGCCGACACGGCCGACCGGCGGGTGCGGCTCGGTCCCGAGGCGCTGCACGCCGACCACGCGATCACCGTCGCGCACAACTACCTCGACACCGACGGCTTCACCGAGTACTGA
- the aglM gene encoding UDP-glucose 6-dehydrogenase AglM, with the protein MHVSIVGSGYVGTTVAACLADLGHDVTNVDVDEDIVAAINDGESPIHEPGLADLVAEHAGDTLRATTDYDAVRETDVTFLALPTPSEADGAIDLAYMEAGATSLGEALAEKEGDHLVVVKSTVVPGSTEEVVTPAIEEASGETAGEGFHVAMNPEFLRMGTAVEDFLDPQKVVFGAREPAAYDTLGDVFAPLVEESDAAVVETGLREAEMIKYANNGFLAAKVSLINDIGNICKEFDVDAYEVADAIALDDRIGGRFLRSGIGYGGSCFPKDVNAIIAAARDAGYEPPMLEATVEVNDLQPERLLGLLDERADVAGERVAVLGLSFKPGTDDVRKTRAVPVIEGLQERGAEVVAYDPVATESFAEHYPDIEVEYADSAAEALDGARAAVAVTDWDEFAALDSEFDAMATPLVLDGRHIVERRDGIEYVGLTW; encoded by the coding sequence ATGCACGTCAGTATCGTGGGCAGCGGCTACGTCGGGACGACGGTCGCCGCCTGCTTGGCCGACCTGGGGCACGACGTGACGAACGTCGACGTCGACGAGGATATCGTCGCCGCGATCAACGACGGCGAATCGCCGATCCACGAGCCCGGTCTCGCCGACCTCGTGGCCGAGCACGCCGGCGACACCCTCCGGGCGACCACCGACTACGACGCCGTCCGCGAGACGGACGTGACCTTCCTCGCGCTGCCGACCCCCTCCGAGGCCGACGGCGCCATCGACCTGGCCTACATGGAGGCCGGCGCGACCTCGCTCGGCGAGGCGCTGGCCGAGAAAGAGGGCGACCACCTCGTCGTCGTCAAGAGCACCGTCGTCCCCGGCTCCACCGAGGAGGTCGTCACACCGGCTATCGAGGAGGCCTCGGGCGAGACCGCCGGCGAGGGGTTCCACGTCGCGATGAACCCCGAGTTCCTCCGGATGGGCACCGCCGTCGAGGACTTCCTCGACCCCCAGAAGGTCGTCTTCGGCGCCCGCGAACCCGCGGCCTACGACACGCTCGGCGACGTGTTCGCGCCGCTCGTCGAGGAGAGCGACGCCGCCGTCGTCGAGACCGGCCTCCGCGAGGCCGAGATGATCAAGTACGCCAACAACGGCTTCCTCGCCGCGAAAGTCTCGCTGATCAACGACATCGGGAACATCTGCAAGGAGTTCGACGTCGACGCCTACGAGGTCGCCGACGCCATCGCCTTGGACGACCGTATCGGCGGGAGATTCCTGCGGTCAGGGATCGGTTACGGCGGGAGCTGCTTTCCGAAGGACGTAAACGCGATCATCGCTGCCGCCCGCGACGCGGGCTACGAGCCCCCGATGCTCGAAGCCACGGTCGAGGTGAACGACCTCCAGCCCGAGCGCCTGCTCGGGCTGCTGGACGAGCGGGCGGACGTGGCCGGCGAGCGCGTCGCCGTCCTCGGACTCTCGTTCAAGCCCGGGACCGACGACGTTCGGAAGACGCGGGCGGTGCCGGTCATCGAGGGACTGCAGGAGCGCGGTGCGGAGGTGGTCGCCTACGACCCCGTGGCGACCGAGAGCTTCGCCGAGCACTACCCCGATATCGAGGTCGAGTACGCCGACAGCGCTGCGGAAGCGCTGGACGGCGCCCGCGCCGCGGTCGCGGTCACCGACTGGGACGAGTTCGCCGCGCTCGATTCGGAGTTCGACGCGATGGCGACCCCGCTGGTCCTCGACGGGCGCCACATCGTCGAACGGCGCGACGGCATCGAGTACGTCGGGCTGACGTGGTGA